One part of the Malus sylvestris chromosome 2, drMalSylv7.2, whole genome shotgun sequence genome encodes these proteins:
- the LOC126586312 gene encoding homeobox-leucine zipper protein ATHB-40-like codes for MATNNHQVVEDDHHMLLISHLYSASDVYTQIVPPQGASKPARRRRKKRKGGEAGGVGLKKRKLTAEQVNLLELNFGNEHKLESEKKDRLASELGLDPRQVAVWFQNRRARWKNKKLEEEYSTLKKEHENTVAEKCRLESEMSKLKDQLSEAEMEIQRLSERVDHGGPSNSPSSSFSMEAIDPPFLGEFGVEEYDDVFYMPQNNYIPGMEWMNLYM; via the exons ATGGCAACCAACAACCACCAAGTTGTTGAAGACGATCATCATATGCTACTCATCTCTCACTTGTACTCGGCCTCTGATGTCTACACTCAAATTGTACCCCCACAAG GAGCCTCAAAGCCGGCAAGGCGCCGTCGTAAGAAGAGAAAAGGTGGAGAAGCTGGTGGTGTTGGGCTTAAGAAGAGGAAGCTCACGGCTGAACAAGTAAACCTTCTTGAGCTCAATTTTGGAAACGAACACAAACTGGAGTCTGAGAAGAAAGACAGGCTAGCTTCTGAACTGGGTCTTGATCCTCGTCAAGTTGCTGTTTGGTTCCAAAATCGAAGGGCTCGTTGGAAGAACAAGAAGTTGGAGGAAGAGTACTCAACCTTAAAGAAAGAACATGAAAACACTGTTGCTGAGAAATGTAGACTTGAATCCGAG ATGTCGAAGCTCAAGGATCAACTGTCGGAGGCTGAGATGGAGATCCAAAGGCTGTCGGAGCGCGTTGATCATGGCGGCCCCAGCAACAGTCCGAGTTCCTCGTTCTCCATGGAAGCCATTGATCCTCCATTTTTAGGAGAATTTGGGGTGGAAGAGTATGATGATGTTTTTTACATGCCCCAAAACAATTACATTCCTGGCATGGAATGGATGAACCTGTATATGTGA